One genomic segment of Besnoitia besnoiti strain Bb-Ger1 chromosome VII, whole genome shotgun sequence includes these proteins:
- a CDS encoding DNA excision repair helicase (encoded by transcript BESB_077730) produces the protein MVVFQVDEVTVYFPYDYIYPEQYAYVRALKQTLDAKGHAVLEMPTGTGKTVALLSLLTSYQLAHPQLGKILYCTRTVPEMEKALMELKGVIDYRIEEIRKERERKVRKESSAASPPASPTAAATEAVGPKPGNCASDPGTAGKGRAPAPSSPAVPGRRDPGEEAPKIGKDMTSGGYILGVGLSARRNMCINPAVCQQPDREKIDESCRQLTAPWVRQRYLTSYNPPTARPLSAPRGSAEPDGEAPAADIESLASCGGGESRRGGSREAERLEAIASNEEAEPGHYSPSLCPWYENLDRYFTPQFFPAGVYTIEELKIAAGNWRHPILNRSLPFCPYFLARRLLHIANVVVLNYQYILDPKVSQAALLSPLPDGISASHTTGAQSRSTYSNPYQPQGAGGLVNEEVQYEGSVVVFDEAHNIDNVCIEALSVNINRSVMEAALRNLSQLAEKIEEVKKEDAERLREEYENLIRGLKRRREDEEGASASASSSSSSSSSSSSSSAGEGTRSEAEELSRGGEDRAEGNEPASSGSGAEDKPGEVTKGKKRPAEGQRSSGARFILENETLDLLASPLLPEDALMEQAVPGSIRKAEHFVSLMRRIVSYLKSYIKIYELKSEGPLSFLHMFEKETHIDASLLKFFYDRLKSLFNTLQITEVESYAPLTLVADFCTLVATYCEGFILICDPYPEAVGLYDPLLQLSCLDASLAMQPVLKRFQSLILTSGTISPLELYPKLLNFVPVVTESFPMSLDRNCICPLIVARGSDQVPLTSKFEYRHDMNVLRNYSNLLIDLCKHVPDGLVCFFTSYSYMESVLSNWYHSGVLAQVLDYKLIFIETKDVVATTLALHNFRRACECGRGAVFFSVARGKVAEGIDFDRHFGRCVVLFGVPFQYTLSRVLKARLDFIREHYQIPDNEFLTFDAMRQAAQCVGRVIRSKNDYGLMIFADARYSRADKRSKLPPWILKHLDNAHLALNTETAISVARTFLRHMSQPPPPPSASRLDARQLQQPHQQQSRDVVRRPLIVSGTGVTSQPKEEDTDISPEASGADEKKGPSG, from the exons ATGGTCGTCTTCCAGGTCGACGAGGTGACGGTCTACTTTCCGTACGACTACATCTACCCTGAACAGTATGCTTACGTCCGTGCACTCAAACAGACGCTGGACGCCAAGGGCCACGCGGTTCTCGAGATGCCCACGGGCACCg GCAAAACCGTCGCTCTGCTCTCCCTGCTGACGTCCTACCAGCTCGCGCATCCCCAACTCGGGAAGATTCTCTACTGCACTCGAACG GTGCCCGAGATGGAGAAGGCGCTGATGGAGCTGAAGGGCGTGATTGACTACCGCATCGAAGAGATCCGGAAGGAGCGAGAGCGCAAGGTGCGCAAGGAGagttccgcggcgtcgccgccagcttcgccgaccgccgctgcgacggaggcggTCGGACCGAAGCCTGGAAACTGCGCCAGCGATCCCGGCACAGCGGGGAaggggcgcgcgcccgcgcccagcTCACCAGCCGTCCCTGGGCGGCGAGACCCCGGGGAAGAGGCTCCTAAAATCGGCAAGGATATGACAA gcggcgggtaCATCCTCGGCGTtggtctctctgcgcgacgGAACATGTGCATCAATCCGGCAGTGTGTCAGCAGCCGGACCGAGAAAAGATTGACGAGTCAT GTCGACAACTGACAGCCCCGTGGGTGCGCCAGCGCTACCTCACCAGCTACAACCCGCCCACGGCGCGCCCGCTTTCGGCCCCTCGCGGGTCGGCGGagcccgacggcgaggctCCGGCCGCGGACATCGAGAGCctcgccagctgcggcgggggcgaatctcggcgcggcggcagtcgcgaagcagaaaggCTCGAGGCGATTGCGTCAAACGAAGAGGCCGAGCCGGGGCACtactcgccctcgctctgTCCGTGGTACGAGAACTTGGACCGATACTTCACCCCGCAGTTCTTCCCCGCTG GCGTGTATACCATTGAGGAACTGAAGATTGCCGCAGGGAACTGGCGTCACCCCATTCTCAACCGGAGCCTGCCCTTCTGCCCGTATTTCCTCGCACGTCGGCTCCTCCACATCGCCAACGTTGTCGTCTTGAACTATCAGTACATTCTCGACCCCAAGGTCTCGCAG gccgcgctgctgtcgccgctgcctgacGGGATCTCGGCCTCGCACACGACGGGCGCTCAGTCGCGCTCGACGTATTCGAATCCGTATCAGCcgcaaggcgccggcgggctgGTGAACGAGGAAGTCCAGTACGAGGGCTCTGTCGTGGTGTTCGACGAGGCGCACAACATCGACAATGTCTGCATCGAGGCGTTGAGTGTGAATATCAATCGCTCCGtgatggaggcggcgctgcggaacCTGAGTCAGCTGGCGGAAAAAATCGAAGA AGTGAaaaaggaggacgcggagcgcctgcgcgaggaaTACGAGAACCTGATACGCGGCCTCAAGCGCCGAcgtgaagacgaggaaggagcctctgcgtccgcctcttcatcatcgtcttcgtcgtcgtcttcttcctcgtcctcggctGGCGAAGGcacgcggagcgaggcggaggagctctCGCGGGGTGGCGAAGATAGAGCAGAAGGAAACGAACCTGCTTCGTCGGGCTCCGGGGCGGAGGACAAGCCAGGGGAAGTGACTAAGGGCAAGAAGAGACCCGCAGAAGGCCAGAGATCTTCGGGCGCAAGGTTCATTCTGGAGAACGAGACACTCGATCTTCTGGCGAGCCCTCTGCTCCCCGAAGACGCTCTGATGGAGCAG GCCGTTCCGGGCAGCATTCGGAAAGCCGAGCACTTCGTCTCTCTCATGCGTCGCATTGTCTCCTACCTAAAGTCTTACATCAA GATCTACGAACTGAAGAGCGAGGGGCCTCTGTCATTTCTCCACATGTTTGAGAAGGAGACCCATATCGACGCGAGCTTGCTCAAGTTCTTCTACGACCGCCTGAAGAGCCTCTTCAACACGCTGCAGATCACCGAGGTCGAGTCGTACGCGCCACTGACGCTGGTGGCGGACTTCTGTACACTCGTGGCTACTTACTG CGAAGGGTTCATTCTCATCTGCGACCCGTATCCGGAAGCTGTCGGCTTGTACGACCCTCTTCTCCAGCTCTCTTGTCTGGATGCCTCGCTGGCGATGCAGCCGGTCCTGAAGCGCTTCCAG TCACTCATCTTGACATCCGGAACGATTTCGCCTCTCGAGTTGTACCCGAAACTCCTCAATTTCGTG CCGGTGGTCACCGAGTCCTTTCCGATGTCGCTGGACCGGAACTGCATTTGCCCATTGATCGTCGCCCGCGGATCCGACCAG GTTCCTCTGACGTCAAAGTTCGAATATCGCCATGACATGAATGTCTTGAGGAACTACAGCAACCTGCTGATTGACCTGTGCAAGCACGTGCCAGACGGTCTCGTCTGTTTCTTTACCTCGTACTCCTATATGGAGTCTGTTCTGTCAAACTG GTATCACAGCGGGGTCCTGGCGCAAGTTCTGGACTACAAGCTCATCTTCATCGAGACCAAGGACGTCGTGGCGACAACGCTGGCGCTTCACAACTTCCGACGGGCGTGCGAATGTGGTCGCGGCgcggtcttcttctcggTCGCACG GGGCAAAGTTGCTGAGGGCATTGATTTTGACCGCCATTTCGGAAGATGTGTGGTGCTCTTCGGCGTCCCGTTCCAGTACACTCTCTCGAGAGTGCTGAAAGCCCGACTGGATTTCATTCGG GAGCATTATCAAATTCCAGACAATGAGTTTCTCACTTTCGACGCCATGCGCCAG GCTGCTCAGTGCGTTGGGCGTGTCATCCGAAGCAAAAACGACTATGGGTTGATGATTTTTGCCGACGCGCGGTACAGCCGTGCTGACAAGCGAAGTAAATTGCCACCATGGATTCTCAAGCATTTGGACAACGCTCACTTGGCCCTCAACACGGAAACTGCG ATAAGTGTCGCTCGAACCTTTCTGCGCCACATGTcccagccgcctccgcctccttcggctTCCAGACTGGATGCTCGCCAGCTGCAACAACCTCACCAACAGCAAAGCCGCGATGTAGTGCGGCGTCCGCTGATTGTAAGCGGCACTGGTGTTACCTCTCAGCCGAAAGAGGAAGACACAGATATTTCGCCTgaagcgagcggcgctgaTGAGAAAAAGGGCCCTTCCGGGTGA
- a CDS encoding guanine nucleotide-binding protein (encoded by transcript BESB_077740), giving the protein MSGESPLEFKGVLEGHTDCVTAISTPSQKSNTIVSSSRDHKVIVWTLNENPDDTGSVGYARRALTGHSQCVQDVVINSDAQFALSGSWDKTLRLWDLNHGVTVRSFQGHTSDVNSVAFSPDNRQIVSGSRDRTIKLWNTLAECKYTIVDDQHNDWVSCVRFSPSASKPLIVSCGWDKLVKVWNLSNCKLRTNLVGHTSVLYTVTISPDGSLCASGGKDGVAMLWDVNEGKHLYSLDSNSTINALCFSPCNYWLCAATDKSVKIWDLENKNVLSEITPEKTNRSGAPWCTSLNWSHDGRTLFVGTFTGAINVYEVSSEQVTA; this is encoded by the exons ATGTCGGGTGAATCTCCCCTCGAGTTCAAGGGTGTCCTGGAGGGACACACCGATTGTGTCACGGCCATTTCGACCCCCTCTCAGAAGTCCAACACAATCGTTTCCTCCTCCAGAG ACCACAAGGTGATTGTGTGGACTCTGAACGAGAACCCGGACGACACCGGCAGCGTTGGctacgcgcgccgcgcgctgacGGGTCACTCGCAGTGCGTGCAGGACGTCGTGATCAACAGCGACGCGCAGTTCGCGCTTTCTGGAAGCTGGGACAAGACCCTGCGCCTGTGGGATTTGAACCACGGTGTGACTGTGCGCTCGTTCCAGGGCCACACCAGCGACGTCAACTCCGTCGCGTTCAGCCCCGACAACCGCCAGATCGTCTCTGGTTCGCGCGACAGAACGATCAAGCTGTGGAACACGCTCGCGGAGTGCAAGTACACCATCGTCGACGACCAGCACAATGACTGGGTCTCCTGCGTccgcttctcgccctcggccAGCAAGCCGCTGATCGTCTCCTGCGGCTGGGACAAGCTCGTGAAGGTCTGGAACCTGAGCAACTGCAAGCTGCGCACCAACCTCGTAGGCCACACGTCCGTGCTCTACACCGTCACCATCTCCCCCGACGGCTCGCTGTGCGCGTCCGGAGGCAAGGACGGCGTCGCCATGCTCTGGGACGTCAACGAGGGCAAGCACCTCTACTCCCTCGACTCGAACTCCACCATCAACGCCCTGTGCTTCTCCCCCTGCAACTActggctctgcgccgccaccgaCAAATCCGTCAAG ATCTGGGATTTGGAGAACAAGAACGTCCTCTCCGAGATCACCCCCGAGAAGACCaaccgcagcggcgcaccCTGGTGCACGTCCCTGAACTGGTCGCACGACGGTCGCACTCTCTTCGTCGGTACCTTCACCGGTGCTATCAACGTCTACGAGGTTTCCTCCGAGCAAGTCACCGCCTAG